The following are from one region of the Rosistilla carotiformis genome:
- a CDS encoding DUF1559 domain-containing protein — protein sequence MTSQRNYRIIDAAPFAESLRPQGGVPSGIETFIPISILNSSVILLEIQKMRSESRSRTGFTLVELLVVIAIIGILVGLLLPAVQAAREAARRMQCSNNLKQLGVALHNYHDTHKAFPSAPGTNEVLNADGGTIYSWDRWSGLEGLLPFVEQQALYDNCDFRFSNGSSDTTSGGLTNAQVRDTRLDSTFTCPSDPGSSLSYHDSHSPTSYCFSRGPQAHWDVTNGQEGGFADGENWHRMRDITDGTSNTLAMAEAVLGRNQGMWDTTAQNRERGVIVQAPGSFTQSLSGNSRVFRNTQPYIDIINAYYNDTCLAAYDAGGSGVFNGSNDENGRYWNSGDTGHGPQITTFIGPNAGPGCDLDTSYTEAALKEPSSYHPGGCLTLRCDASVGFQTETIDQATWIALGSIRGGETAN from the coding sequence TTGACATCGCAGCGAAATTACAGGATCATTGACGCAGCACCATTCGCCGAGTCGCTCAGGCCACAAGGCGGGGTGCCATCTGGTATCGAAACGTTTATTCCAATTTCGATACTTAATTCATCCGTCATTCTGCTGGAGATCCAAAAGATGCGATCAGAATCGAGAAGCCGTACCGGCTTCACCCTCGTGGAGTTGTTGGTGGTAATTGCCATCATTGGAATTTTAGTGGGACTGCTGCTGCCTGCGGTCCAAGCGGCGCGTGAGGCGGCTCGTCGAATGCAATGTTCGAACAACCTAAAGCAGCTAGGGGTTGCACTGCACAATTACCACGACACCCACAAGGCATTTCCGTCAGCACCAGGGACAAACGAAGTTCTTAACGCAGATGGTGGGACCATCTATAGCTGGGATCGCTGGAGTGGGTTGGAGGGTTTGCTGCCATTTGTCGAACAGCAGGCGCTTTACGACAACTGCGACTTTCGTTTTTCTAACGGCAGTAGTGACACGACAAGTGGTGGTCTAACAAACGCGCAGGTTCGCGACACACGTCTTGACAGCACGTTTACCTGTCCAAGCGACCCAGGTTCTTCGCTCAGTTACCACGATTCCCATTCTCCTACCTCCTACTGTTTTTCGCGCGGACCGCAAGCGCACTGGGACGTAACCAACGGCCAGGAGGGCGGGTTTGCCGATGGTGAAAATTGGCACCGGATGCGAGACATCACCGATGGTACGTCCAATACTCTGGCCATGGCGGAGGCCGTTTTGGGAAGAAACCAGGGAATGTGGGACACGACGGCGCAGAACCGCGAGCGAGGCGTGATAGTCCAAGCTCCAGGCTCGTTTACCCAGTCGCTTTCGGGCAACTCGCGTGTGTTCCGAAATACACAGCCCTATATCGACATCATCAACGCGTATTACAACGACACCTGCCTTGCTGCGTATGATGCAGGCGGCTCCGGTGTATTTAACGGTTCAAATGACGAAAACGGTCGTTATTGGAATTCGGGCGATACAGGGCATGGACCACAAATCACTACTTTCATCGGTCCTAATGCTGGCCCCGGTTGTGACCTCGATACTTCATACACAGAAGCCGCACTCAAAGAGCCGAGCAGTTATCATCCAGGTGGTTGTTTGACGTTGCGTTGCGACGCTTCGGTTGGTTTCCAAACTGAAACGATCGACCAAGCAACTTGGATTGCGTTAGGTAGTATTCGCGGCGGTGAAACTGCGAATTAA